A genome region from Scyliorhinus canicula chromosome 16, sScyCan1.1, whole genome shotgun sequence includes the following:
- the LOC119979246 gene encoding tapasin-related protein-like — MHLHIHWLLLKLALVLADDPGARPVNEAADVVLDCWYIEDASGLSAVSGGFSREKALLVLRNVSIAGDEQTSAWTDYEVRDEDRKHIIFEVIGSEVPIPNGEILLHADCEGQEVTCEISSFEVPSGEDDAERAPGTSFIGGLRISGGGLGMTLLFRTIPVSEESGARIFNEKLNVELSPTGTIPLSVQFLVYTRTSSIRTLLGQTILLDCGFLGDDPSTISVDWRIQHKGTGRRIYTFSEGQGMSEREGTLMDANQVGSNGNVSLLLRDITVQDEGTYICIVQGHKVHSQQTISVEIMEPPRVTLTPELLYFHHGMRESLTCQISRYYPLDVTVSWSVRTEGDDLDPVPLSGVSYSSHRKNKDGTYNISSQVTITPDLPEPASVYTCEVAHIALAEPIHVSVQLQRPIGEEEGILFSISGIVISSILFLLALVHFCRRTPRPAGPTDGTR; from the exons ATGCACCTACACATCCACTGGCTTCTCCTCAAGCTGG CCTTAGTTTTGGCCGATGATCCTGGAGCTCGGCCTGTGAATGAAGCTGCTGATGTGGTACTGGACTGCTGGTATATCGAGGACGCGAGTGGTCTCAGCGCCGTCAGTGGCGGATTCTCTCGGGAGAAAGCTTTGCTCGTACTCCGCAACGTCAGTATCGCCGGAGATGAGCAAACGTCCGCCTGGACTGACTACGAGGTTCGCGACGAGGATCGGAAGCACATCATCTTCGAGGTCATTG GCTCGGAAGTCCCGATACCCAATGGAGAGATTCTGCTTCACGCAGACTGTGAAGGACAAGAGGTGACGTGCGAGATTAGCAGTTTCGAGGTTCCATCTGGGGAGGACGATGCTGAGAGGGCTCCTGGCACCTCATTCATCGGGGGGCTGCGTATCTCTGGGGGTGGCCTCGGCATGACTCTGCTGTTCAGAACCATTCCAGTCAGCGAGGAGAGCGGAGCACGGATATTCAACGAGAAGCTGAATGTAGAACTGAGCCCGACGGGAACTATCCCCCTTTCTG TGCAATTCCTCGTCTACACTCGTACGTCAAGCATCCGGACGCTCCTGGGCCAGACCATCCTCCTGGACTGCGGGTTTCTGGGAGATGACCCCAGCACGATATCGGTCGATTGGCGGATACAGCACAAAGGCACAGGTCGGAGAATCTACACATTCTCAGAGGGCCAAGGGATGTCAGAGCGGGAGGGCACCTTGATGGACGCCAACCAGGTTGGCAGCAACGGGAATGTGTCACTCCTTCTGCGCGACATAACCGTCCAAGATGAGGGGACATACATCTGCATTGTCCAGGGGCACAAAGTTCACAGCCAGCAGACCATCTCAGTGGAAATAATGG agcctcccagagtcACGCTGACACCAGAGTTGCTGTACTTTCACCATGGAATGCGCGAGAGCCTGACCTGTCAGATTTCACGATACTACCCGCTCGATGTGACTGTGTCGTGGTCGGTGCGGACTGAGGGGGACGACTTGGACCCCGTTCCGCTGTCCGGTGTCTCTTACTCCAGCCATCGCAAGAACAAGGATGGGACGTACAACATCTCATCGCAGGTCACCATCACACCCGACCTCCCGGAGCCTGCGTCTGTTTATACATGCGAGGTGGCCCACATCGCCCTCGCGGAGCCTATCCACGTTTCTGTACAACTTCAAAGGCCCATAG GTGAGGAAGAGGGTATCCTGTTTTCGATATCTGGGATTGTTATCTCCTCAATTCTATTCCTCCTGGCCCTCGTACATTTCTGTCGACGCACTCCGAGACCTGCCG GGCCCACAGATGGGACACGATAG